From Actinomycetota bacterium, a single genomic window includes:
- a CDS encoding SdpI family protein encodes MYTADLAASFNHSLPVDRITLVSVGLMFIVLGNFMTTVKQNWTMGVRFSWTVLDDVVWRKSNRLGASMFMLAGALAIIGVALPQPWGFVMLLAPVLAMLPVLYVYSFLEYKKRHPEDMGRPPAAE; translated from the coding sequence ATGTACACAGCCGACCTGGCGGCGAGCTTCAACCACTCGCTGCCGGTCGACCGGATCACGCTGGTCTCGGTCGGCCTCATGTTCATCGTCCTTGGCAACTTCATGACCACCGTCAAGCAGAACTGGACGATGGGCGTTCGCTTCTCGTGGACCGTGCTGGATGACGTCGTGTGGCGCAAGTCGAACCGGCTCGGAGCGTCGATGTTCATGCTCGCGGGCGCGCTTGCCATCATCGGCGTCGCGCTGCCGCAGCCCTGGGGATTCGTGATGCTGCTGGCACCTGTGCTTGCGATGCTGCCGGTGCTCTACGTGTACTCGTTCCTCGAGTACAAGAAGCGCCACCCCGAGGATATGGGTAGGCCGCCGGCGGCGGAGTAG
- a CDS encoding GSU2403 family nucleotidyltransferase fold protein translates to MNKQPLEVQTLYAELIERLMSLETQRTIGRAKGTFVTKIVKGETYYYFQHSVPGGTKRQVYLGKKDAALDAVVERFQSERVDIAEDRTSIERLCSLLRVGGAQVTDAATARVLEALSDAGVFGLGGVLVGTHAFAVLGNLLGVTWDGAGLKTQDIDIAAEPTVGIAVPDMQTDVPGVLDSLGMGFLPVPALDRKHSSTSFKVRGQGLRVDLLTPGHGNQSQPVKIPRLQATAKPLRFLGYILEESVRAAVIDGGGVLVSVPDPARFAFHKLIVSGARPVAMHAKRDKDLLQATQVFSILAEERPGDLARAWEAIAGCGAGWVRRTTQGMEAMARIDGDVAKRVSIALGL, encoded by the coding sequence GTGAACAAGCAGCCGCTCGAAGTGCAGACTCTCTACGCCGAGCTGATCGAACGCCTGATGTCACTCGAGACACAGCGAACGATCGGTCGTGCGAAGGGCACCTTCGTCACGAAGATCGTCAAGGGCGAGACGTACTACTACTTTCAGCACTCCGTGCCCGGCGGGACCAAGCGTCAGGTCTATCTCGGGAAGAAGGACGCAGCGCTCGACGCTGTGGTCGAGCGCTTCCAGTCGGAACGCGTCGACATCGCCGAGGACCGGACTTCCATTGAGCGCCTTTGCTCTCTGCTTCGCGTGGGCGGAGCGCAGGTGACGGATGCGGCGACCGCCCGCGTTCTGGAGGCATTGTCTGATGCAGGGGTCTTCGGCCTCGGTGGTGTGCTGGTCGGAACTCACGCCTTCGCCGTGCTGGGCAATCTCCTGGGTGTTACCTGGGATGGCGCGGGACTCAAGACCCAGGACATCGACATCGCGGCCGAGCCGACCGTGGGAATCGCCGTCCCTGACATGCAGACCGATGTGCCCGGAGTGCTCGACAGCCTCGGAATGGGCTTCCTTCCTGTTCCTGCTCTCGACCGGAAGCACTCGTCAACGTCCTTCAAGGTACGCGGCCAGGGCCTACGTGTAGACCTCCTGACCCCAGGCCACGGCAACCAGTCGCAGCCGGTGAAGATCCCTCGCTTGCAGGCGACCGCCAAACCGCTGCGCTTCCTCGGCTACATCCTCGAGGAATCCGTGCGTGCGGCGGTCATAGACGGCGGCGGCGTGCTAGTCAGCGTGCCCGATCCAGCCAGGTTCGCCTTCCATAAGCTCATCGTCTCGGGTGCTCGTCCTGTCGCAATGCATGCCAAGCGGGACAAGGATCTGCTGCAGGCGACGCAGGTGTTCTCGATTCTTGCCGAGGAGCGGCCCGGTGACCTGGCGCGCGCCTGGGAAGCGATTGCGGGCTGCGGGGCCGGGTGGGTCAGGCGGACGACGCAGGGGATGGAGGCGATGGCACGCATCGACGGTGACGTGGCGAAGCGTGTCTCGATCGCTTTGGGATTGTGA